The following proteins are encoded in a genomic region of Triticum dicoccoides isolate Atlit2015 ecotype Zavitan chromosome 1B, WEW_v2.0, whole genome shotgun sequence:
- the LOC119322558 gene encoding ADP-ribosylation factor-like protein 1 has protein sequence MFSLLHGLWNHVFSKTEFRVLILGVHKAGKTTLLEKLKSIYLKGGLPHDRIGPTVGLNIGRIEDANVKLVFWDLGGQPGLRTIWEKYYDEAHAIVYVIDSASASTFEDAKSALEKVLRHEDLQEAPLLVFANKQDLSAAVTEEELDRHLHLKEFDERPYMFVAGSAYDGTGIKLGIDWLVEEMGKSRRTEALRARTDTYAKI, from the exons ATGTTCTCCTTGTTACATGGTCTATGGAACCATGTGTTCAGCAAGACAGAGTTCCGTGTGCTCATCCTTGGAGTCCATAAGGCTGGGAAGACG ACCTTGCTAGAAAAGTTGAAGTCAATCTATTTGAAAGGAGGCCTTCCACATGATCGTATTGGTCCAACTGTGGGGCTTAATATTGGACGTATTGAAGATGCAAATGTAAAACTTGTTTTCTGGGATCTGGGAGGTCAG CCTGGCCTAAGAACTATATGGGAGAAATATTATGATGAGGCTCATGCTATAGTATACGTTATCGACTCTGCCTCCGCATCAACATTTGAAGATGCCAAATCTGCTCTTG AGAAAGTGCTTCGTCATGAGGATCTGCAAGAGGCACCACTACTCGTATTCGCCAACAAACAG GATTTATCAGCAGCTGTCACAGAAGAAGAATTGGACAGACATCTTCACCTTAAAGAGTTTGATGAGAGGCCATATATGTTTGTTGCGGGATCTGCATATGATGG GACGGGGATCAAACTGGGTATCGACTGGTTGGTAGAAGAAATGGGAAAGAGTAGGCGCACCGAGGCTCTAAGGGCACGCACCGACACATATGCGAAGATTTAG